The Gemmatirosa kalamazoonensis nucleotide sequence TGGCGCCGATGCCGAAAAGGAGCCCGGACAGGAAGCGCGTGGCGCCGAGCGCGGCGACCACGCCGACGGCCACGCCCGCGCCGAGCAGGCGCGCGCCGTCGCGCACCACGTGGCCGAGGATGTCCCGCCGGTCGGCGCCTAACGCCATCCGGATGCCGATCTCGCGCGTCCGCTGGGCGACCGACTGCGCGACCACCGCGGCGAGCCCCGCGAGCGCGAGCACGAGGCCGAGCGCGCCCGCCGCGCCGAGCGCGATCCCGGAGGCGCGCGACGGGAACAGCGCGAACCCGAGATGCTCCTCGAGCGTGCCCGTGCGCAGCACGAGGCTCGGGTCGAGGTGCGCGACCTCGCGCCGGATCGCGCCGAGCGCCGCCGTCGGCGTGACGCCGGCCACCTCGGCCACGATCGTCAGCCGCGCGCGATACGTCTGCCGCTCGGCGCGGAACAGGGCCGGCGTCGGACGCTCGCCGAGGCTGCGGTACTTGCCCGTCGTCACCACGCCGATCACCTGGTAGCTCGCCGGTCCCGCGCCCACGTCGACCGTGAGCGCGCGGCCGACCGCGTCGCCGTCGGACCACAGCGCGCGCGCCAGCGCCTCGTTCACCACGACCACGGGCGCGGAACGCTCGTCGTCGCTCGCGCCGAACTCGCGGCCGCGCAGCAGCGGCGTCCCCATCGTCGCGAAGTAGCCCGGGCCGACGTCGAACGTCTGGACCTGTCGCTCCGTGCCGTCGGCGCGCACGCCGGCGGCCATGCGCGTCGTGGCGAGCGGCAGATACTGTGTCGCGCTCGCGCGCCGCACGCCGGGCAGCGCGGCGACGCGCTCCATCAGGCGGCGCTGGAGCGCGCGTCCCGCGCTCTCCGTGTAGCCCAGGCTCCCGAGGTCGAGCTCTGCGGCGACGCGGTTGCGCACGTCGAATCCCGGGTCCGCCGACTGCGCGCGCCGCAGGCTCTGCCAGCACAGCGCACCGCCCACGAGCAGCACGAGCGACATCGCGATCTGCGTGACGACGAGCGCGTTGCGCAGCCGCGCGCCGCGTCGACCGCCCGCCGCATCGAGCCGCAGGATCCCCGCGAGGTCGCTCGTCGCGCGCAGCGCCGGCCCGAGGCCGAACAGCAGTCCGGTGAGCAGCGCCGTCCCCGACGCGAACGCGACCACGCGCCAGTCCATCGCGAGCCCCAGCCGCAGCGGCAGCGTCGGCGGGACGAGCCGCAGCAGCAGCGGCGCCGTCTGCCGCGCCACGAGGAGCCCCGCGATCCCGGCGAGCG carries:
- a CDS encoding ABC transporter permease; this encodes MVRPRIENVARDIVHASRTLRRNRTVTAVAVAILALGIGANTTIFRFVSALLLQPAPVEAPERLLQLWNVNRGARSPMERFVPLSYPAYAYYRDHAHGFTGLLAFDGDPATLSWMRGGRGEMVQAQFVSGNFFSVLGVRATLGTTALPADEGRGDATPTVVVSHRFWREQLGGEPTAVGSAIMLNGVAFTVAGVAPPGFTGLLAGLAPDVWAPLATTDAVRHEHGRLASRSTFWLMAVGRLAPRVTAPRAAAEVRVLARRVAAEDRLAPVPGAPPDVERGTFDAAVYPATLVPGPFRVYVGAFVGLLQAVVVMLLLIAGANAANLFLAQATTRRPEMALRSSLGATRARLVQLVLVETTLLGALAGIAGLLVARQTAPLLLRLVPPTLPLRLGLAMDWRVVAFASGTALLTGLLFGLGPALRATSDLAGILRLDAAGGRRGARLRNALVVTQIAMSLVLLVGGALCWQSLRRAQSADPGFDVRNRVAAELDLGSLGYTESAGRALQRRLMERVAALPGVRRASATQYLPLATTRMAAGVRADGTERQVQTFDVGPGYFATMGTPLLRGREFGASDDERSAPVVVVNEALARALWSDGDAVGRALTVDVGAGPASYQVIGVVTTGKYRSLGERPTPALFRAERQTYRARLTIVAEVAGVTPTAALGAIRREVAHLDPSLVLRTGTLEEHLGFALFPSRASGIALGAAGALGLVLALAGLAAVVAQSVAQRTREIGIRMALGADRRDILGHVVRDGARLLGAGVAVGVVAALGATRFLSGLLFGIGATDPRTFVGVVAGLVVTSLGACLLVARRATRIDPISAMRGD